A section of the Aphelocoma coerulescens isolate FSJ_1873_10779 unplaced genomic scaffold, UR_Acoe_1.0 HiC_scaffold_60, whole genome shotgun sequence genome encodes:
- the LOC138102043 gene encoding olfactory receptor 14J1-like: protein MSNSSSISHFLLLPLADTRQLQLLHFCLFLGISLAALLANGLIISAVACGQHLHSPMFFFLLNLALTDLGSICTTVPKAMHNSLWGTSHISYSACAAQLFCFLFFISAEYFLLTVMCYDRYVSICKPLHYGTLLGSRACAHMAAAAWASAFLYALLHTANTFSLPLCQGNALGQFFCEIPHILKLSCSHSSSLRELGLLAVSACLAFGCFVFMVFSYVQIFRAVLRIPSEQGRHKAFSTCLPHLAVLSLFISTAAFANLKPPSISSPSLDLALSLLYSVVPPALNPLIYSLRNQELKAAVWALMAGRFKKH, encoded by the coding sequence atgtccaacagcagctccatcagccacttcctcctgctgccattggcagacacgcggcagctgcagctcctgcacttctgcctcttcctgggcatctccctggctgccctcctggccaacggcctcatcatcagcgccgtagcctgcggccagcacctgcacagccccatgttcttcttcctgctcaacctggccctcaccgacctgggctccatctgcaccactgtccccaaggccatgcacaattccctctggggcaccagccacatctcctactcagcatgtgctgctcagctcttttgctttctgttcttcatctcagcagagtattttCTCCTCACCgtcatgtgctacgaccgctacgtgtccatctgcaaacccctgcactacgggaccctcctgggcagcagagcttgtgcccacatggcagcagctgcctgggccagtgcctttctctatgctctgctgcacacggccaatacattttccctgcccctgtgccagggcaatgccctgggccagttcttctgtgaaattccacacatcctcaagctctcctgctcacactccagctccctcagggaacttgggctccTTGCAGTTAGTGCCTGTTTAgcctttggctgttttgtgttcatggttttctcctatgtgcaaatcttcagggccgtgctgaggatcccctctgagcagggacggcacaaagccttttccacgtgcctccctcacctggccgtgcTCTCCCTGTTTATCAGCACTGCAGCATTTGCCaacctgaagcccccctccatctcgtccccatccctggatctgGCCCTGTCACttctgtactcggtggtgcctccagccctgaaccccctcatctacagcctgaggaaccaggagctcaaggCTGCAGTGTGGGCACTGATGGCTGGACGATTTAAGAAACATTAA